Proteins from a genomic interval of Clostridia bacterium:
- a CDS encoding TRAP transporter substrate-binding protein, whose product MKKSSLLLVAALIMALIVSGCGKKEAKVEKITIRINSSFNDAAFKEHPAAMAIGRFIELMEEKLGDRVEIKLFPGGQLGGTPDDIIGGLQNGSFEMANLALGSYGEFTKAFMPFDIPYLFTNADVVYAFLDGEMGDKMAAALLEQTGVKLVAYLDIGFRQTTNSKRPITSPTDMKGLKIRTMTNPLQMAVMKQLGAAPTPLAYSELFTALQQGTVDGQENPILNIYDMKFYEVQKYMTITNHNYTSTSFVIAGKFFDELPDDVKETLLECASSAELYSREKLAEVEAEILKTISERIQITYLTDDQARAFNEQSKGAWSEAAEAIGQDYFTEIVAEVERIKSDLGL is encoded by the coding sequence ATGAAAAAGTCATCACTGCTACTAGTCGCCGCCCTGATCATGGCGCTAATCGTCAGCGGATGCGGCAAAAAGGAAGCCAAAGTAGAGAAGATAACGATCAGGATCAACAGCAGTTTCAATGATGCGGCTTTCAAAGAGCATCCAGCGGCCATGGCAATTGGCAGATTCATCGAGCTCATGGAAGAGAAGCTAGGCGACAGGGTCGAGATTAAGCTGTTCCCCGGCGGTCAGCTCGGCGGCACTCCCGATGACATCATTGGGGGCCTGCAGAATGGCTCATTCGAAATGGCGAACCTCGCTCTGGGGAGCTACGGCGAGTTCACCAAGGCTTTCATGCCCTTCGACATCCCGTACCTCTTCACCAATGCCGACGTGGTATACGCCTTCCTCGATGGGGAAATGGGCGACAAGATGGCAGCAGCGCTGCTTGAGCAGACCGGTGTGAAGCTTGTGGCGTATCTGGATATTGGTTTCAGGCAGACCACCAACAGCAAGAGGCCCATCACATCCCCTACTGATATGAAGGGCCTGAAGATCCGCACCATGACCAATCCTCTTCAGATGGCAGTCATGAAGCAGCTGGGCGCCGCTCCTACCCCTCTTGCCTACTCCGAACTGTTTACAGCGCTGCAACAAGGCACAGTCGACGGGCAGGAGAACCCGATTCTCAACATCTACGACATGAAGTTCTATGAAGTTCAGAAGTACATGACCATCACAAACCACAACTACACCTCCACCAGTTTCGTCATCGCCGGCAAGTTCTTCGATGAGCTGCCCGACGATGTCAAAGAAACCCTTCTGGAATGCGCCAGCTCTGCCGAGCTCTACTCCCGTGAGAAGCTAGCAGAGGTGGAAGCCGAGATCCTCAAGACCATCTCTGAGCGCATACAGATTACGTATCTCACTGATGACCAGGCTCGTGCATTTAATGAACAGTCTAAGGGTGCATGGAGCGAGGCTGCTGAAGCGATCGGCCAGGATTACTTCACCGAAATCGTCGCCGAGGTGGAGCGAATCAAGTCCGATCTCGGGTTGTAG
- a CDS encoding TRAP transporter small permease yields MKSVLKWLNQDLEVFLGTICSVVMFALLLVQVVSRYVFKYAIPWSEEIAVILFIASIYFGCAAAVVKDQHLKIELVSFLPKKVQRILLIVANLIFIGFCIYMCFPFATLIQNLHRSGAATAVTRIPKWMIYCVMPLGMLLTSFRVVQATLRILADPHILDKPKKKGLLELDA; encoded by the coding sequence ATGAAGTCAGTGCTGAAATGGCTGAATCAGGACCTGGAAGTATTTCTGGGCACTATATGCAGTGTCGTTATGTTCGCGCTACTGCTAGTTCAGGTCGTTTCCAGATATGTGTTCAAGTACGCAATCCCGTGGTCTGAAGAGATAGCGGTAATCCTGTTCATCGCATCTATATACTTCGGGTGCGCGGCAGCAGTTGTTAAGGACCAGCATCTCAAGATCGAACTGGTATCATTTCTGCCCAAGAAGGTCCAGCGTATTCTGCTGATCGTCGCCAATCTGATATTCATCGGTTTCTGCATCTACATGTGTTTCCCATTCGCGACTCTCATTCAGAATCTGCATCGTTCCGGCGCTGCCACAGCCGTGACCCGCATTCCCAAGTGGATGATCTACTGTGTAATGCCTCTTGGAATGCTGCTCACGTCCTTCAGGGTAGTCCAGGCAACCCTTAGGATCCTTGCTGATCCCCATATTCTCGACAAGCCAAAGAAGAAGGGGCTGCTGGAGCTGGACGCCTAG
- a CDS encoding TRAP transporter large permease, giving the protein MAATLLLVSSAVLLFIGVPIGVALAVAMLVTNMAFPVTTAGFVAQSMFSGLNSFPLLAIPGFMIAGSIMETGGLSKRLVKLANTLVGNSPGGLGTVTVLACMFFGAVSGSAPATVAAIGTIMIPEMVKHGYDKVYATALVAAAGGLGIIVPPSIPMVVYGCTNNVSVGSLFMAGFGPALVVGVGLMIVNWIIAKKKGYRGSGEATGIKAVGRAFWDAKWALLMPAIILGGIYGGVFTPTEAAIVSLFYGLIIGLFVYKELSWREFLVALKNNTSLVGGIMLTFAPASALGAMLSLMGVPARITSAMLSFTSSPGVVLFLILVFLLLVGMVMTTSPAIIIFSPMLLTIVKAFGMSPVQFGIIMTVSLAIGFVTPPVALNLFVASGMTGLEVGAIAKKATPFIVALFVAMAIITYVPGISIGLLRLVGASL; this is encoded by the coding sequence GTGGCTGCAACACTACTACTAGTATCATCCGCTGTGCTGCTATTCATAGGAGTTCCTATAGGAGTAGCTCTCGCCGTCGCCATGCTCGTCACCAACATGGCGTTCCCCGTGACCACGGCAGGATTTGTCGCACAGTCGATGTTCTCAGGGCTCAACTCATTCCCACTGCTTGCAATACCCGGTTTCATGATTGCGGGCAGCATAATGGAGACTGGTGGGCTATCAAAGCGCCTAGTTAAACTGGCAAACACCCTTGTCGGCAACTCCCCGGGAGGACTGGGAACTGTCACCGTGCTTGCATGCATGTTCTTTGGAGCGGTCTCTGGATCAGCGCCTGCCACGGTGGCGGCCATCGGAACCATCATGATTCCCGAAATGGTCAAGCATGGCTACGACAAGGTATATGCCACTGCTTTGGTGGCAGCCGCAGGCGGCCTGGGCATAATCGTGCCGCCCAGCATCCCCATGGTCGTCTACGGATGCACTAACAACGTTTCAGTAGGAAGCCTGTTCATGGCTGGCTTCGGCCCCGCCCTGGTAGTTGGCGTCGGCCTGATGATCGTGAACTGGATCATCGCCAAGAAAAAGGGCTACCGGGGATCAGGTGAAGCAACCGGAATCAAGGCAGTAGGAAGAGCGTTCTGGGACGCCAAATGGGCGCTTCTGATGCCCGCGATCATACTTGGGGGCATATACGGAGGCGTGTTCACTCCTACAGAGGCTGCAATTGTGTCGCTCTTCTACGGGTTGATCATTGGACTGTTCGTGTATAAGGAACTGTCGTGGAGAGAGTTCCTTGTCGCTCTCAAGAACAACACGTCACTGGTTGGCGGCATAATGCTCACCTTCGCCCCTGCATCCGCCCTAGGCGCGATGCTCTCGCTCATGGGTGTGCCTGCTAGGATCACTTCCGCCATGCTTTCCTTCACGAGCAGCCCGGGCGTCGTGCTGTTCCTGATTCTGGTGTTCCTGTTGCTAGTGGGAATGGTGATGACTACATCGCCAGCCATCATCATCTTCTCGCCGATGCTGCTCACCATCGTTAAGGCTTTCGGGATGAGCCCGGTTCAGTTTGGAATCATCATGACGGTGAGCCTGGCAATTGGCTTCGTCACACCGCCAGTTGCACTGAATCTATTCGTGGCGTCTGGCATGACCGGACTGGAGGTAGGCGCCATTGCCAAGAAGGCTACCCCGTTCATAGTGGCCCTCTTCGTGGCAATGGCAATCATCACGTATGTGCCAGGGATCAGCATCGGCCTTCTCAGGCTTGTTGGCGCCAGCCTGTAA
- a CDS encoding ABC transporter permease gives MLRYIVNRFIVSVFTLLILVTLVFLLVRLLPGDPFTSEKMTPEVRNNMMNYYGLDKPLHIQYLRYLGNLARGDLGTSMKYANRRINDIIAQAFPYSADLGIRSILLAVAIGLILGIAAALNRGKAWDYLCMIIAIIGVSVPDFVVGYLLQFVFGIKLHLLPVAQWKSFRHTILPVFALSLYTLALISRIMRSSMLEVVSQDYVKTAKSKGLSPFQVVMRHQVRNAILPVVTLLGPITASVLTGTFVVELIFAVPGMGKWYVLGIQNLDYSMILGMTVFYGIFLIFANFIVDVLYGFIDPRIKVVREGR, from the coding sequence ATGCTCAGGTACATCGTCAACAGGTTCATCGTGTCAGTCTTCACACTGCTCATCCTGGTTACGCTGGTATTCCTTCTCGTGAGGCTTTTGCCAGGCGATCCGTTCACCAGTGAGAAGATGACTCCCGAAGTCAGGAACAACATGATGAACTACTATGGGCTGGACAAACCTCTTCACATCCAGTACTTGCGGTACCTTGGCAACCTGGCAAGAGGCGACCTTGGAACGTCGATGAAATACGCCAATCGGCGAATTAACGACATCATTGCTCAGGCTTTCCCATATTCTGCGGATCTCGGCATACGCTCTATACTTCTGGCAGTTGCGATAGGACTCATTCTGGGAATAGCCGCTGCTTTGAACCGAGGCAAGGCATGGGACTATCTGTGTATGATCATAGCCATCATTGGAGTGTCGGTTCCAGACTTCGTGGTCGGGTACCTGCTCCAGTTCGTCTTCGGGATCAAGCTGCACCTTCTGCCGGTAGCTCAGTGGAAGAGTTTCCGGCACACGATCCTTCCAGTGTTCGCTCTTAGCCTCTACACCCTGGCCCTGATATCCAGGATCATGCGGTCAAGCATGCTCGAAGTCGTATCGCAAGATTACGTAAAGACCGCGAAATCGAAGGGCTTGTCCCCATTTCAGGTCGTAATGAGGCACCAGGTGCGAAACGCCATTCTCCCGGTGGTGACCCTGCTGGGTCCGATCACTGCCTCAGTGCTCACCGGCACATTCGTGGTGGAACTGATATTCGCCGTTCCCGGCATGGGAAAGTGGTACGTCCTCGGCATTCAGAATCTCGATTACTCAATGATCCTGGGCATGACCGTGTTCTACGGCATTTTCCTGATCTTCGCAAACTTCATCGTCGACGTCCTGTACGGGTTCATAGACCCCAGAATCAAAGTCGTGCGCGAAGGGCGGTGA
- a CDS encoding ABC transporter permease: MRQQAEPITVEMLTRVGRNAENMEAIVRPSLTYYQDAWRRLRGNKVAMAGLVLVCLYVVLSLIGPVMAKWDYRTNSMDMDLPPSRAHWFGTDTLGRDMWARVWVGARVSLSIGFISAIINSVVGVVIGGVSGYFGGAIDMIIMRLIDVLYGIPYMIIAILAMLVLGPGITSLIVAMVLVGWIGTARMVRGQILQLKEQEFVLAAEVLGAGHMRIIFRHLMPSVSGLLITNLTMAVPRAIFSEAFLSFIGLGVQPPYPSWGQLARYGAECFRIYPWELFIPAFFISTTMLSLNLLGDSLRDALDPTLRGTIE; the protein is encoded by the coding sequence ATGCGACAGCAGGCCGAGCCCATCACCGTGGAGATGCTGACGCGAGTGGGCAGGAACGCGGAGAACATGGAGGCAATAGTAAGGCCGAGCCTCACGTACTACCAGGACGCGTGGCGTCGTCTGAGGGGCAATAAGGTGGCGATGGCAGGGCTGGTGCTCGTATGCCTGTACGTCGTCCTTTCATTAATCGGCCCCGTGATGGCGAAGTGGGATTACCGGACCAACAGCATGGACATGGACCTTCCTCCGTCCCGCGCCCACTGGTTTGGAACAGACACATTAGGACGGGACATGTGGGCTCGGGTGTGGGTCGGAGCAAGGGTCTCGCTGTCGATCGGGTTCATCTCCGCTATCATCAACTCAGTGGTGGGAGTCGTGATCGGGGGAGTATCAGGCTATTTCGGCGGCGCCATCGACATGATCATCATGAGGTTGATCGACGTGCTGTATGGCATCCCATACATGATCATCGCAATCCTCGCCATGCTCGTGCTCGGACCCGGCATAACAAGCCTGATCGTGGCCATGGTTCTTGTCGGGTGGATAGGCACAGCTCGGATGGTTAGAGGTCAGATTCTCCAACTGAAGGAACAGGAGTTCGTCCTGGCCGCCGAGGTCCTCGGCGCCGGGCACATGCGGATCATCTTCAGGCACTTGATGCCGAGCGTATCCGGCCTGCTGATCACGAACCTCACAATGGCAGTCCCGCGGGCGATCTTCTCCGAGGCCTTCCTTAGCTTCATCGGCCTAGGTGTCCAGCCACCCTACCCCAGCTGGGGTCAGCTTGCGAGATACGGCGCCGAGTGTTTCCGCATCTACCCGTGGGAGCTCTTCATACCGGCCTTCTTCATCAGTACGACCATGCTGTCCCTCAATCTACTCGGAGATAGCCTCAGAGACGCTCTCGATCCGACTCTGCGTGGGACAATCGAGTGA
- a CDS encoding ABC transporter ATP-binding protein translates to MDASGPLVEAVNLRKYFSCGRNRVLKAADDVSFSIHKGSTLGLVGESGCGKTTTGRVAVRLYEATGGRVMFDGKDIHSLRGQDLKEFRKRAQMIFQNPYASLNPRMTVGDIIGEGMDIHRMGGRRERLDKVNELLSLVGLSRDHAGRFPHEFSGGQRQRIGIARALAVEPEFLVCDEPISALDVSIQSQIVNLLMDLQREFNLTYLFISHDLRMVKYVSHQVAVMYLGSIVEIADSDQLYVNALRPYTQALLSAAPTPDPRTERSRQRLLLEGDVPSPINPPDCCRFEKRCSRAKPVCREVRPVLREIEGGHSVACHLV, encoded by the coding sequence ATGGATGCATCAGGGCCTCTCGTTGAAGCAGTGAACCTGAGGAAGTACTTCAGCTGCGGCAGGAACAGGGTCCTCAAAGCCGCAGATGACGTGTCGTTCTCAATCCATAAAGGGTCGACTCTGGGTCTCGTTGGCGAGAGCGGATGCGGGAAAACCACGACCGGCAGGGTGGCGGTCAGGCTGTACGAGGCCACAGGCGGCAGAGTAATGTTCGATGGCAAGGATATTCATTCCCTCCGTGGGCAGGATCTTAAGGAGTTCCGCAAGAGGGCGCAGATGATTTTTCAGAATCCCTACGCCTCCCTCAACCCAAGGATGACCGTTGGGGACATCATCGGCGAGGGCATGGATATTCACAGGATGGGCGGGCGACGGGAACGACTGGATAAAGTGAACGAACTCCTCAGCCTCGTGGGCCTGAGTAGGGATCATGCAGGGAGATTCCCTCACGAGTTCAGCGGCGGGCAGCGGCAGCGAATTGGCATCGCGCGAGCGCTCGCCGTCGAACCGGAGTTCCTAGTGTGCGACGAGCCTATCTCCGCCCTGGACGTTTCCATCCAGTCACAGATCGTGAACCTCCTGATGGACCTTCAAAGGGAGTTCAACCTGACCTACCTGTTCATTTCGCACGATCTCAGAATGGTGAAGTATGTATCGCACCAGGTGGCTGTGATGTACCTTGGGAGCATAGTGGAGATCGCCGACTCTGATCAGCTGTACGTGAACGCGCTTCGCCCATATACGCAGGCTCTCCTGTCGGCGGCGCCTACCCCGGATCCGCGAACGGAGAGATCACGGCAGCGGCTCCTGCTCGAAGGCGATGTTCCGAGCCCCATCAACCCTCCGGATTGTTGCAGATTCGAGAAGAGATGCAGCAGAGCGAAGCCCGTGTGCCGGGAGGTTCGGCCCGTTCTAAGGGAGATCGAGGGTGGTCACTCCGTCGCGTGTCATCTGGTGTGA
- a CDS encoding FadR/GntR family transcriptional regulator, translating into MKPVKRVRAGDAVADMLFSAITNGDYKPGEKLPPENQLAAMANVSRNVLREAVRQLEGLGLLTVRQGDGTYVNDMTVPSLINKAAEYLVFGDISLIDLVEARQALEVRAASLAAERAKSHEIDRLQELVEAMESSQDSRSAYFQLDLEFHRTVVAAAHNVVFARLFATVQQSIVAQLERLSEIEGITGVSNEYHRLITDAIAARDPKTAGCLMDEHIARARRRLYEETARRATQP; encoded by the coding sequence ATGAAGCCTGTAAAACGAGTCCGTGCTGGCGATGCCGTTGCTGACATGCTCTTTTCGGCAATAACAAATGGTGACTACAAACCAGGCGAAAAGCTTCCGCCCGAAAACCAGCTGGCGGCCATGGCCAACGTGAGCAGAAACGTGCTCCGCGAAGCCGTGCGCCAGCTTGAAGGCCTAGGCCTTCTCACCGTTCGCCAGGGCGACGGCACCTATGTTAACGACATGACAGTCCCTTCGCTCATAAACAAGGCTGCGGAGTACCTGGTTTTCGGAGACATAAGCCTCATTGATCTAGTGGAAGCGCGTCAGGCACTGGAGGTGAGGGCAGCCAGTTTAGCTGCTGAAAGGGCCAAGAGCCATGAAATTGACCGACTGCAAGAGCTGGTTGAGGCAATGGAGAGCTCACAAGATTCCAGGAGCGCCTACTTCCAGCTAGATCTGGAGTTCCATCGCACCGTAGTCGCTGCAGCGCACAACGTTGTTTTCGCAAGGTTATTTGCAACAGTGCAGCAATCCATAGTTGCACAGTTGGAGCGGCTCAGCGAAATTGAGGGGATAACTGGGGTGTCCAATGAGTACCATCGGCTGATAACCGACGCAATCGCCGCGCGTGATCCCAAAACCGCAGGTTGCCTCATGGATGAACATATAGCCCGTGCGCGCAGGCGGCTGTATGAGGAGACTGCCCGCCGGGCCACGCAACCCTAG
- a CDS encoding mandelate racemase/muconate lactonizing enzyme family protein, with protein MKITSVDIIEVANSLRSANSKWRPVVVRINTDEGIYGYGEVGLAYGVGASAGFGMAKDLARTIIGKNPMNNEAIWHDMYSKTFWGQGGGAVVYAGFSGIDAALWDIKGKALGVPLSVLLGGKCREKIRAYASQLQFGWGRSKEKQTLIEPEQYAAAALTAMADGYTAIKVDPLGMDLNGKWIGWNLTGVLSAQQVRTGYNRIKAIREAAGPDLDIIVEMHAFTDTTSAIQFGRAIEELGVFYYEEPVTPLSAEQMKKVAEKVDIPLAGGERVFTRWGYRPFFENGSIDVIQPDLGTCGGVTEGKKLCDMAHTYDVTVQAHVCGGPMATAIALQLEAAIPNFIIHEVHRYSLLEDNIKSCIYDYQPVDGYYDVPNLPGIGQDLSQDVLRESIVETVK; from the coding sequence TTGAAAATCACCAGCGTCGACATAATCGAAGTAGCAAACTCCCTCAGATCGGCCAATAGCAAGTGGCGGCCGGTTGTAGTGCGCATTAACACCGATGAAGGCATATATGGATATGGCGAGGTTGGCCTGGCTTACGGGGTGGGCGCATCTGCAGGCTTTGGCATGGCAAAGGATCTGGCCAGGACCATCATAGGCAAGAATCCCATGAACAACGAGGCAATCTGGCACGACATGTACAGCAAGACCTTCTGGGGCCAGGGCGGCGGCGCCGTGGTATACGCAGGCTTCAGCGGCATCGACGCCGCATTGTGGGACATAAAAGGCAAGGCCCTTGGGGTTCCCCTCAGTGTTCTGCTGGGAGGCAAGTGCCGCGAGAAGATCAGAGCCTACGCAAGCCAGCTGCAGTTCGGGTGGGGGCGCAGCAAGGAAAAGCAGACCCTCATTGAGCCAGAGCAGTATGCCGCGGCAGCTCTCACAGCCATGGCCGATGGCTACACAGCCATCAAAGTGGATCCGCTAGGAATGGATCTGAACGGCAAATGGATTGGCTGGAATCTCACGGGCGTTCTATCTGCACAGCAGGTGCGCACTGGCTATAATCGCATCAAGGCAATCAGAGAAGCTGCAGGCCCTGATCTCGACATCATCGTAGAGATGCACGCGTTTACCGACACGACCTCGGCAATCCAGTTTGGCAGGGCAATCGAGGAATTGGGCGTGTTCTACTACGAGGAGCCCGTTACGCCTCTCAGCGCTGAGCAGATGAAGAAGGTAGCCGAGAAAGTAGACATACCTTTGGCAGGTGGAGAGCGAGTCTTCACGCGCTGGGGTTATCGCCCATTCTTCGAGAATGGCTCAATCGATGTGATCCAGCCTGACCTCGGAACCTGTGGAGGTGTGACCGAGGGCAAGAAGCTATGCGACATGGCTCACACATACGACGTCACAGTGCAGGCGCACGTGTGCGGAGGCCCCATGGCCACCGCCATTGCACTGCAGCTTGAAGCGGCCATACCCAACTTCATCATCCATGAGGTCCATCGCTATTCACTGCTTGAAGACAACATCAAGTCGTGCATATACGACTACCAGCCTGTAGACGGCTACTACGATGTTCCCAACCTGCCCGGCATTGGTCAGGATCTATCGCAAGACGTGCTCAGAGAGTCAATCGTCGAGACAGTCAAATAG
- a CDS encoding ABC transporter ATP-binding protein, with translation MERLLEVRDLEVSFRTYGGEVRAVRGVSFDVDCGESVAIVGESACGKTVTAQTLMSLIPIPPGKIGAGSIRFNGVELTALSDRQMEKYRGSEIGMIFQDPMTSLNPLMRIGDQIAEVLTRHQRLSRRQAKMRAVEMLEMVGIPEPAHRGGQYPHEFSGGMRQRVMIALALACRPKLLIADEPTTSLDVTIQAQILELMKDLQNRFGTAIILITHDLGIVANLADRVLVMYAGRIIESGSSDELFYHPAHPYTWGLLKSVPKLDSDKTQRLISVDGTPPDLFAPPAGCAFAVRCEQAMRVCYDRYPGEYGVETGTGDATPHKAACWLAHPEAMPLMAPREVLVK, from the coding sequence ATGGAGCGATTGCTCGAAGTTAGAGACTTGGAGGTCTCCTTCAGGACATATGGCGGAGAAGTGCGGGCGGTAAGAGGAGTATCGTTCGATGTAGACTGCGGAGAGTCCGTAGCAATAGTCGGTGAATCCGCATGCGGCAAGACGGTCACGGCGCAGACCCTGATGAGCCTGATACCGATCCCGCCCGGAAAGATCGGGGCCGGTTCCATCAGGTTCAACGGGGTGGAGTTGACTGCGCTCTCCGATAGGCAAATGGAGAAGTACCGCGGCTCCGAGATCGGTATGATCTTTCAGGACCCCATGACCTCGCTCAATCCTTTGATGAGGATCGGCGATCAGATCGCGGAGGTGCTCACGAGGCATCAACGCCTTTCGCGCAGGCAGGCGAAGATGCGCGCTGTGGAGATGCTGGAGATGGTTGGCATACCAGAGCCTGCCCACAGAGGCGGACAGTACCCTCACGAGTTCAGCGGGGGCATGAGACAGCGGGTGATGATAGCTCTCGCGCTGGCGTGCCGGCCCAAGCTGCTTATTGCAGACGAGCCCACAACGTCGCTTGATGTCACCATCCAGGCTCAGATCCTGGAACTCATGAAGGATCTGCAGAACAGATTCGGCACTGCAATCATCCTTATCACCCACGACCTGGGCATCGTGGCGAACCTCGCCGATAGAGTCCTCGTAATGTACGCTGGCAGGATCATCGAATCTGGCTCATCGGACGAGCTGTTCTATCACCCTGCTCACCCCTACACCTGGGGGCTCCTCAAGTCGGTGCCCAAACTGGATTCGGACAAGACTCAGAGGCTAATCTCAGTGGACGGAACCCCCCCGGATCTATTTGCGCCCCCGGCTGGCTGCGCCTTCGCGGTAAGGTGCGAGCAAGCCATGAGAGTGTGCTACGATAGATACCCAGGTGAGTATGGCGTGGAAACTGGAACTGGGGATGCAACGCCGCACAAGGCGGCATGCTGGCTTGCGCACCCAGAGGCAATGCCACTGATGGCGCCGCGGGAGGTGCTCGTTAAGTGA
- a CDS encoding LacI family DNA-binding transcriptional regulator has translation MSATLRDVARRAGVSHTTVSNVLNNVPKVGEETRKRVLQAMAELEFEPNLAAKSLYTKRSYIVGYMVPAITNEFFMNVARGAERVFYREDIGLFLCDTGLDPKREADYVRRLVRHRADGIVVNYAASKKTIRDAVRAGIPVVAIESPVDEPSASLVSMDNHSSAMLGVEHLCGLGHRRIAVMSLDFESNVNEERLRGFRSGLKLHDIEPVPELEVSLATSERENGYFDYGAELDKSPVTAHRRFSEIVGGLMASVSPPTAVFCFDYHTTLLLIQSLMSLGLTPGRQVSVVGFDVPKIACVPRVTSVNQPALEMGAIAANLLLERINDPAIQPRTVRLSAQLEVGETTGPPSAP, from the coding sequence ATGTCGGCCACTCTTCGCGATGTAGCACGCAGAGCGGGGGTATCCCACACCACTGTCTCGAACGTCTTGAACAATGTTCCAAAAGTTGGGGAAGAAACGCGCAAACGGGTGCTACAGGCCATGGCTGAACTTGAATTCGAGCCTAATCTGGCCGCGAAGAGCTTGTACACCAAGCGTTCCTACATCGTAGGCTACATGGTTCCCGCCATCACCAACGAGTTCTTCATGAACGTGGCAAGGGGAGCAGAGAGGGTGTTCTATCGCGAGGATATCGGCCTGTTTCTGTGCGATACAGGACTAGATCCTAAACGCGAAGCTGACTATGTGCGCCGGCTAGTCCGTCACCGAGCAGACGGCATTGTTGTGAACTACGCTGCAAGCAAAAAGACTATCCGAGACGCAGTTCGAGCCGGAATACCAGTCGTGGCAATTGAGTCGCCAGTGGACGAACCTTCCGCATCCCTGGTATCCATGGACAACCACAGTTCTGCAATGCTCGGAGTTGAGCACCTGTGTGGACTGGGGCATCGCCGTATCGCAGTGATGTCCCTGGACTTTGAGAGCAACGTAAATGAGGAGCGTTTGAGAGGATTCCGCAGTGGGCTCAAACTCCACGATATCGAGCCTGTACCTGAACTAGAGGTGTCGCTCGCCACTTCAGAGAGGGAGAATGGCTACTTCGATTACGGGGCTGAACTCGACAAGAGCCCGGTAACGGCGCATAGGCGGTTCTCCGAGATCGTGGGAGGGCTCATGGCCTCGGTCAGCCCTCCCACTGCCGTGTTCTGCTTCGACTACCATACTACACTTCTTCTCATTCAGAGCCTCATGAGTCTGGGCCTCACACCTGGACGGCAGGTATCAGTGGTAGGATTCGACGTCCCGAAGATTGCTTGCGTTCCCCGGGTAACAAGCGTCAACCAACCAGCTCTGGAGATGGGCGCCATCGCGGCGAACTTGCTCTTAGAGCGCATTAACGATCCCGCGATCCAACCACGCACGGTGCGTCTATCCGCCCAGCTTGAAGTGGGTGAGACCACAGGGCCGCCCTCGGCGCCCTAG